The nucleotide window GGCGGTGTCCCCTGCCCTCCCTTCCGAGCCCTTGCCCCGCGTGCGCGTCTATTCGGACGGCGCCGCCAGGGGCAACCCGGGGCCCGCCGGCGCGGGGGCGGTGGTGACGGACACGGAAGGTCACGTCGTGGCCCGCCTGGGCCGCTTCCTCGGCACGCAGACGAACAACCACGCCGAGTACATGGGGCTGCTGTTGGGCCTGAAGCACGCGAAGGTGCTGGGCGCGCGCGAGGTGGACGTCTATGCGGACAGTGAGCTGCTCATCCGGCAGCTGGGCGGGCAGTACCAGGTGAAGAGCGCCACGCTGCGGCCGCTGTTCGACGAGGCGAAGAAGCTCCTGTCGGGCTTCACCCGCGTGAAGCTGCACCACATCCCGCGCGCGAAGAACGCGGACGCGGACGCCATGAGCAACCGGGCCATCGACGAGCGACTGTAGGATTCTGGGATGGCGCTCGAGCTGCGTGCCTCCCACGGACACTCGCTTCGGCTGGACATCGTCGGCTACCAGTTCCCGGATGGAACCGTCGACAGCCTGAACTGGCTGCTCCTCCGCTTCACCGTCCAGGTGCCGGGGCAGGAGCCCTGGACCAAGGTGGACCCCAGCCTCGAGACACGGGAGCTGCTCTCGCTCGCGCGCTGGTTCGAGGGCATGGGCGACGCCAACATGCGGGGGCACCGGCCCTCGATATTCTTCACCGAGCCCAACCTCTCCTTTTCCCTCGTGCCAGTGAAGGGAGGGAAGCGACGGCTGCGTGTCCACCTCGACGCCGAGTCACGACCTCCCTGGGCGCCCCCACGCGGCCAGGGGGTGTACAGCAACGCCTGGGTCGAGTTTCCCCTCGAGGAGCTGGACTCGAAAGCCCTGGCGCACTGGGCCCGAGAGGAGCACGCCCGCTTCCCTCCCAGAGAGTCTCCATGGGACTGACCCTCGGCTCCCGGAGTGGACCGCCCTCCCGGGCCTGTTGTAAGGGGCAGGAGTCGGAGTGGTCCAGATGAACGCCGGCCACTGCAGTCATGGGTGGCGGGAGGAAAGTCCGGGCTCCAGAGGGCAGGGTGCTGGCTAACGGCCAGTCGAGGCGACTCGCAGGAAAGTGCCACAGAAAACAGACCGCCCGTTCCGCAAGGGGCGGGTAAGGGTGAAACGGTGCGGTAAGAGCGCACCGCGTCCGGGGTGACTCGGACGGCTCGGTAAACCCCACCTGGAGCAAGAGCCAATAGGAGCGCGTCCCCGCTGTCCGGGGGACAGGGGTTGCCCGCCCCATGCGTTCGGGTTGCTCGCTGATGAGGCCCCTGGGCAACCAGGGCCCTAGATGAATGTTCATCGCCCGTCCCGAAAGGGGCGGGAACAGAACCCGGCTTACGGCCCACTCCGACGCTTTTTCCTCCGCCGCCTCAGCGCGCCACGGGCACCTGCGCGACCAGCAGGCGGTTCTTCCCGTCGTTGCGCACCGCGTCCGGGTTGGTCAGCGTCAGGCGCGTGTCCGTGCGGGGGTCCCACAGCCCCAGCCAGATGTTGAGCGCCTTCGGGTTGGCGTCCGCGGGAAGGTAGATGGAGAACTCGTCCTTCACCGTCTCGCCGGGCTTCCACTGGGACGTGGGCAGCATGCCGTTGGCCGGCTTGTGGTCCAGGTTCATCCGCTCCATCCGGCCCCCCGCGTCCTCCACGTGGACGAAGATGAGGTAGTCCTCGTCGATGGCCTGGAGCACCTTGAAGTAGAGGGTGACCTGGGCGCGCTCGCCGGGCGTCAGCCGCCCGGGCTGCACGGTGGCCGCCACCAGCTCCACCTTGCCTCCGAGGTTCGCGCCGTTTCGCACGGAGAGCGCCGGAACCTGCGTCACCGTGGCGGCCTTGCGCTGCTCGGCGCTGGCACCACCGGGAGCCTCGACGATGCAGGCGCTGGCCAGCAGGAGAACCGACGGGAGCACGACAGTGGGGAGCTTGAGGCGCATGGCCCGCTGTTTCTACTCGGCCGGGGGCGCTGCATCCACCGGCGTGTTGGTGTATGCGGAGCCGCGCACATGAAGACCCCCACTGCCCTCGACGCCCTGGCCGCGCAGGTGCCGCCCGCCCCCTCCCCCGCCCCCACCCCGGGCGGGGAAACCACCCAGCCCGGGACGGGCGTGCCCCCCTCGGACGGCCTCACCACGGGCGACGTGGTGGGCATCAGCGGAGCCGCCCTCTTCGCCCTGCTGATGGTGCTGGCGGCCCGCAAGCTCTTCTTCAAGAAGCGCGCGCCCGAACCCGGCCGGAAGCCCGGCGTCCCCGTCCCGGAGAAGCCCGCGCTGCCCGCCGAGCGGCCGGAGCTGCGCGTCGAGCTGCCCCCCTCGGAGAAGGAGGCCGCCCGGCTGCGCGAGGTGGACGAGGCGCATGCCCGCGCCCAGGAGCTGGCCCGCCAGCGCGAGGAGCTCACCCGCGCGGCCCGGACCACCACGGACGCTGGCGAGCGCGCCCGGCTGGAGGAGCAGGCCCGCGCCCTCAAGGAGCGCGAGGAGGAGGAGAAGCGCGTCGAGTACCGCGCGAAGAAGGCCGCCGACGACGAGGCCCGTGAGCGGCGCAAGCGCGAGCAGGCCGAGGGCCAGCGCCTCCTGGAGGAGGAGCGTGCCCGCGAGGCCGCCGCCGTCGAGGAGGCCCGTCGTGCCGAGGAGGCCGCCGCCCGCGCCAAGGTGGACGCGGAGGCGGGCCGCACGCTGGCCCAGGGCCTGGACAAGACGAAGAGCCAGGGCTTCATGGCCCGCCTCAACGGGCTGTTCGGCTCGCAGCGCCAGGTGGACGAGTCCGTGCTGGCGGAGCTGGAGGAGATCCTCTTCACCGCGGACATCGGCGTGCGCACCGCCAGCACGCTGGTGGACGTGGCGCGCGAGAAGCTCAAGCGCAGCGAGCTGAAGGACTCCGAGCGCATCAAGGACCTCATCCGCACGGAGGTGGCGCGCATCGTCGACCTGCCGGAGCCGCGCTCGCTGGAGGGCGGCGGTCCGCCTCACGTCGTCATGGTGGTGGGCGTCAACGGCGCGGGGAAGACGACGACCATCGGCAAGCTGGCCGCGAAGCTCACTGGCGAGGGCAAGAAGGTGGTGCTGGCCGCGGGCGACACGTTCCGCGCGGCGGCCACCGAGCAGCTCGACGTGTGGGCCGAGCGCGCCAAGGCGCAGCTCGTGAAGGGCGCCGAGGGCGGAGACCCGGGCTCCGTCATCTTCGACGCCATCAAGAAGGCCCAGGCCGAGGGCGCCGACGTCGTCATCGCCGACACGGCGGGCCGGCTCCACACCAAGGCGCCGCTCATGGAGGAGCTCAAGAAGGTCAAGCGCGTCATGGACAAGGCCATGCCCGGCACGCCGCACGAGGTGCTGCTGGTGCTCGACTCCACCAACGGCCAGAACGCCATCCAGCAGGCCAAGCAGTTCCACGAGGCCGTGGGTGTCACCGCCATCGCCCTGACGAAGCTCGACGGCACCGCCAAGGGCGGCGTCATCATCGGCATCTGCGACGAGCTCAAGCTGCCCGTCGTCTGGGTGGGCGTGGGCGAGAAGGTCGCGGACCTGCGCCGCTTCGAGCCGCGCGAGTTCGTCCAGGCGCTCTTCGACTGAAGCGCCCCGCCCTCACTGTCCCAACAGCGAGGGCAACAGCTGCTCGAGCAGCTCCTTGGCCTGGGCGTCCAGCGCGTCCGCGTCCAGGCCGCTGCCCGCCCCCAGGGTGTCCATCACCGAGTCCAGGTTGGGCAGGCCCAAATCGTCGTCACCGCGCGCCTCCTGCCACCAGCGCACGCGCAGCTTCTCGAGCGCCTTGCCGTTGCCGGGGCTCGCCTTGGCGAGCTCCTTGGTGAAGCACTCCTTGCACGTCCACTTGAAGCGGTACGTGTCCACGTAGGAGCGCAGGCCCTGGAAGAAGGCCGCGTCCCCCACCAGCTTGCGCGACGCGTGATGCAGCAGCGGCGCCTTGCCGTACACCAGCGCGCCGTACTCCATCTCCCCATCGAACGCGCCCGTGGGCCGGTCCGCCCGCGCGTCCTCGCCGCCCGACATCCGGTACATGTGGTACGGCGCCACCAGCGCTTCCTTGCGCATCGACTCGGCGGCCTTCTTGCCGTGCTTCCACTCGATGTAGAGCAGCGCCGCGTACTGCGCCAACGACTCGTCCACCACGGGCGCGTTGATGGGGTCCGAGCCCACCAGCCCCGCGAAGTACTGGTGCGCCACCTCGTGCGCGACGGTGAACTCCAGCGTGCGCTCCAGCGTCTCGCCCATCTGCGCCATCGGCGCGCCCGCGCCCAGGGGCCCCAGCGCCTCCATCACTTCCTTCAGCTGCTCCAGGTCCACGTGGCCCGCCACCATCTCGAGCGGGTCCACCACGCCACGGTACAGCGACGTCGCCACGGTGATGAGGCCGGGGAACTCCATCCCGCCCGCCCCTCCGGACAACGGCGCCTCCACCACCCGGAAGTGCGTGTACGGCAGGGGCCCCAGGCGCTTCTCGAACTCCGCCAGCGCGGACGTGGCGTACTTGAGCACGCGCTCACCCACGTCCTGGTTGCGCGCGGCGTAGTGGCTCTCCACCGTGACGCCGTTCACCGTGGCCGTGGACACCGCGTAGCCCTTGGACACGAGGATGGGGAAGTCGCGCACCGCGCCCGCGGCGAAGGCGTAGCGCACGCGGCCGTCACGCTCCGGCACCTCGCCCATGGCCGCGCCGGTGGCGTGCACCACCCAGCCCGACGGCACGGTGATGGACGCGAGCACATGGGCCGGCGCGTACAGCGCCAGGTCACCGATGCCCTGCGGCCCCGCCCACGGCTGGCCCTTGTCGTCCATCGGCGGCACCTGGGGCACCACGCCCACCAGGCTCACGAAGTCCTCCGTGATGGAGAAGGCGCCATGGTCTCCAGGGCCCTTCTTCCCACCACCGGCGCCGCCCAGCAGTCCGCCTCCGCCCTTCTCTCCCCGGGGCACCACCGCGCGCACGGCGACGTCCAGCACCACCGCCATGCCCACGGGCATGGGCTCCGCGAGCCGGTGGCGATACAGCGTGGGCTCCGGCTGCTCCAGGACGATGGGCGCGGTGTTCATCCGCGCGTCGGACAGCACCACCCGCTTGCCCCCCAGGGCATTGGGCGTCAGCCGCAGGTAGATTTCCTTGAGGGGCTGCTCGCGCGCCAGCACCTCCACCTGCACCCGCCCGGTGGCTTCACGCGTCTCGGGGTTGACGTCGAGCTGCACCCGGTAGCGCGGCAGCTCCTCCAGGGGCCCCAGGGCCTTGGCGGCGCGCTCGCGCTCGGCGGGCTTGAGGTGCTGGAGGCTCAGCGCCACCTCCGGAGGGATTTCCGCCCGGGCCGGCTGTCCGAGGAGCAGGCACCACGACAGCAGGCTGAGCAGGGCTGGGCGCATGCCGCGCATGCTAATTGACCCGGGCCACCACGGCTCGTCTAGCCTTGCGGGACATGCACTCTCGAACGCTCCTGCTGGCCGCCACCCTGGGGTGGATGGCGTGCGCGCGCAACGTCCCCGCGCCCACCGCCGCCCCGACGCCCCGCTCCGTCCGCCTCATCATGGACACGCCCCCCCAGGAGACGGAGACCCTGGACAAGGTGCGAGAGGACGTGGAGGTGGACACGGACGAGGGCGAGCGCACGCCCCGCGTCGTCACCTTCGGCGAGACGCCCGTGCTCCAGCGCGACGGCATGCGCGCGCGGCTCTACGGGGACGCGAAGGGCACGCTCGGCATCAGCGTGGACAACTTCCTGCTGTTCGAGGTGACCGACGCCAAGGGCCAGGTGAAGCGCCGCGCCGTGGTGGGCTTCACCGAGAGCGTCCACCTGGGCAACGAGCAGGTGGACAACGTGGGGCGCCGGGCCTTCACCTTCGAGCCGGGAGAGGTGGACCTCACGGAGTTCCTGCCGGAGTCCGAGCCCTTCAAGGTGCGCACCACCGTGCTGGACACCTGGGGCGTGGGGCGCGTGTCGGACGTGTACCTGGTCCTCTCCGCGCCGGAGGCCCGCGCCGTCGAGGACGACCTGCGCGGGGAGTGAGCCGCCGGGGCCGCGCCCCCCGTCGAGGGGACGCAGCCTCCCGGGAGGCTAGAAGCGCAGCCCGCCCACGGGCGCCAGCTTCTGCGCGCCGCCGTTGCCGCGCACCGGGCGGATACCGCCCAGGGTGACGTCGCAGGGGCCGCCACAGGCCGTCCTGGGGTCCGCCTTGGTGATGCCCGGGTCCTTCGTCGCCATCACCGCGCCCACGGTGCCCGCGGCCACGACTGCACCCACGCCGGCCCAGACGTACCAACGGCCGTACCAGGGCTTGCTGGAGCCCTCCAGCTCGGCGTCCGGCGACCTCTCGTTGAAGGCCAGGGCCGGGTTGTAGTCGTCCTGCGGCGACGTGGTGGACGGGTCCAGCACGGGGTTTACGGGCACGTCCTCGCGCGGCGTGTTGCTCGCCACCGCGGTGTCCACCAGGGGCCGCATCTTGCCCACCAGTTCGTAGTTGGTGCCGGCCAGCACGTTGATGCGCTGGATGTCGGGGCGGAAGCCCTCGGCGCGGAACTCGATTTCACGCGAGCCGGGCTTGAGCAGGATGTCGCTCAGGGGCACCGTGCCCACCTCGACGTCGTCCACCAGGACCTTGGTGCCGGCCACGTCGGAGATGGCGCGCGCGAAGCCCATGGTGGCCACCAGCGCGACCTTCACGTCCTGCGTCGAGCCCTCCTTCACGGTGAACCGGCGCGTGTAGTCCTCGTAGCCGGCCTTGCGCACCACGAGCAGGTGGTCGCCGGGCGCCACGGGCACCGTCATGGGCGTGGCCGACAGCGCGCCCGCGTCGCGGCCATCCAGCGTCAGCCGCGCGCCCCGGACACCCCCGGCGATGACGACGGCGAGCTCCGTCTTCACCGGCGCCAGGGGCGCCAGCAGGCTGTCATCCGGCGGCGGGATGTTCTTCTTCTTCGAGCCCTTGGCGGTGGCGGCGGGCTTGGCGGCCTTCGGCGGCTTCTTCGCCGCCGCCTTCTCCGCCTTCTTCTTCTTCACCACCTTCGGCTTGGCCGGCTTCTTCGTCGCCGACTTCGACGGCGTGAGTGGAGCGAGCAGGTCGTCGGCCTGAGCGAGCGCGGAGGACGGTGCCGCCAGGATGGCCACCAGCGAAAAGAGGACGAGGCGTCGAATGCTCATGACGGTCCGAAGGTTAGAGAGTCGTCCAAGGGGAATCAAACGAAGTCCCGCTCGCACGTCCATTCAGCCAATATCCGCGCCCCATGCACCGCGCCCTGCCATCGCTGGCCCTCGGCTTCAGTGTCCTCTGCCTCACGGCGTGCCCCGCCAAGGCGCCTCCCACCCTGGAGACGCGCTCCCCACCTCCACCGCCCATCCGCGTTCCTCCCGGCTGTGAAAGCAGCCAGGCGGGCGAGTACCGCCACGAGGAGAACCCGGCGTTCCGCTACCGGGGCGAGGAGGACGGAGGCACGCTGACGCTGGCCGTGGTGCGCGCGCTCACGGACACGGACGCGGGCACCGACTCCAGCGGGGCGAGCATCGTCCTGCAGCGCACACCGGGCGGCTTCGTCGGAGAGACGCGCGCCACGGGCTTCACGGGTTCGGGCGCACCCTGCCCCGTCGCGTTCCCCACGGAGCTGGTGGCGTGCGACGACGCGGGCCTCACGCTGCGCGCGGTGGCCAGCACGTCCATCGACGAGGGCTGCCAGCCCTCCCGCACCGGACCTCCGCCCGTGCGCCTCAAGCAGGTGCTGCTGCGGGAGACGCCGGACGCGGGCCCCTGAAGGCCCCGACGCCCGGCTTCGAGTCACGCCCCGGAAGAGACCTCCCGGGGCGTGGACCACCGTCACCTCAGGCGGCGCGGCGCGCCTGCTCCTCGGCGCCGTTGACGGCGGGAGCGGCGTCACTGAGCTTCACGCGGCCCGCGAACCCCTGCATCAGGCTGGAGACGCCCACGTACAGGAAGCCCGCCTGGAACAGGATGATGAAGGGCAGCGACGTGTAGATGCGCGCGTCGATGGCGAACCACAGCGCCCCGGTGAAGTACGCCGCGAAGAGCAGCTCCACCACCGGCATCAGCGTCTTGCTGCCGCGGTAGGCCTTCTTCACCGCGACGACCTTCTTGCCCTCGGCGCCCGTCTTCGGCGTGCGGGCGAAGCCCGACTGCTGGTTGAGCAGCGCCTCCGCCACGGCCTTGGCGTTGTTGATGGCCAGGCCGATGCCCAGGCTCATCAGGAACGGCAGGTACTTCACCCGCTCCCAGCCCTTCACGCCCCGCTCGCGCTGCGCGGCCACGTAGAAGAAGCACACGCTCGCCGTCGCGGACACGAAGAAGGGCAGGTCCAGGAACAGCGTGCCGTACAGGCCGTGCTGGAAGCGCACCACCATGCTGATGGGCATCAGCACCGACAGCAGCACCATCAACAGATAGGCCATGTTGTTGGTGAGGTGGAAGAACGCCTCGCGCTTCACCACCAGCGGCAGGTCGCTCTTGAGGATGGTGGGGAGCAGCTTCTTCGCCGTCTGGATGGAGCCCTTGGCCCAGCGGTGCTGCTGGCTCTTGAAGGCGTTCATGTCCACCGGCACCTCGGCCGGGGAGATGACCTCCGGGAGGAACACGAACTGCCAACCCTTGAGCTGGGCGCGGTAGCTCAGGTCCAAATCCTCGGTCAGCGTGTCGTGCTGCCAGCCGCCCGCGTCCGCGATGGTGCCCCGGCGCCAGATGCCGGCGGTGCCGTTGAAGTTGAAGAAGCAGCCGGAGCGGTTGCGCGCCGTGTGCTCGATGATGAAGTGGCCGTCCAGGAAGATGCTCTGGGCCTGCGTGAGGATGGAGAACTCACGGTTGAGGTGGCCCCAGCGCACCTGCACCATGCCCACCTTCGCGTCGGAGAAGAACGGCACCGTGCGCAGCAGGAAGTCGGGGCTCGGCACGAAGTCCGCGTCGAACACGGCGACGAACTCGCCGCGCGCCGACTTGAGGCCGTTCTCCAGCGCGCCCGCCTTGAAGCCCTCGCGGTTGACGCGGTGGATGTAGACGATGTCATGGCCCTTCTGGCGGTGACGCTCCACGCACGCCCGGGCGATGCCACACGTCTCGTCCGTCGAGTCGTCGAGGACCTGGATCTCCAGGAGGTCGCGCGGGTAGTCGATGCGGCACACCGACTCCACCAGGCGCTCCACCACGTACGTCTCGTTGAAGATGGGCAGCTGGATGGTGACGCGAGGCAGCTCCTTCAGGGAGCCCTTGGGCGTCGGCAGCTTGAACTTGTGCCGGTAGTACAGGAACGCCATCCGGTACCTGTGCGAGCCGTAGACCGCCAGCACGCACAGGACGCTGAAATAGACGCCCAGGAAGATGATCTCGACGGTGGTCATCGGTGACGCTCAGCCCCTCCCGCACGGCCCCCGTGGCCCGCGGTCCTTCCATACGCGGCGGCTCCGGAATCCCGTCCTCACGCCGACCGCCGCCTCCTGGGTCCGCTGAGCCCCCGCCCCGTATGTGCCCGAAAAGACAAGGGTTTGACCTTCCGGGACTGATCGCGCCGGACAATAGGGAGGCGTCAAGGACGTGTCAAATTATTCCCCGAATTTGAACGTTCTGTTCAGGTCCATCGTGACCCACCGCGTCGGAGCGGGTCACGAGGGCCTGGCAGAACGCCCTGGGGAGCCGGGCAGGCGGCCTGGGGCTGTTCAGGCGTCGCTTCAGCTGACGGCGCGGCGGGGCTCGTCGACGACGGGAGCGGGCGTGACTTCGGGCGCGTCCAGGATACCGGCCTCGTCGCGCGTCGCCAGCGCCAGGATGCGCTCGACGAGCTCCGGGAAGTCCAGGCCCGCGTGGCCGGCAATCTTGGACAGGAGGCTGGTGGGGGTGAAGCCGGGCAGCGTGTTGACCTCCAGCACCACGTCGTTGTCGGTGTCCGAGCACAGCAGGTCCACCCGCGCGTAGCCCCGGCAGCCCAGGGCGCGGTACGCGGCGAGCGCCAGCGCCTCCACGTTGGCCACGCGCGTGGCGGACAGCCGGGGCGGCAGGAAGTAGCGGGCGCCGCCCTTGTACTTGGCCTCGAAGTCGAAGCCCTCGCGCGGCGTGGCCACCTCGCAGCTGCCCAGCACCGCGTCGCCGAGGATGCCCACCGTCACCTCGCGCCCGGACACGAAGCGCTCCACCAGCACCTCGCCCCCGAAGCGGCACGCCTGGGCCACCGCCTGGGCGAGCTCCTGGGGCTCGCGCACCACGCTCAGGCCCACCGAGGAGCCGCCACAGGCGGGCTTCACCACGCAGGGGAAGCCCAAATCGCCATGCAGCTGTGGGGCGCGCGCCGCGTCGTCGCGGCCCACGCGGTACCCCTGGGGCGTGGGCAGGTTGTGCAGCCGGAAGAGCTTCTTGGCGAAGGGCTTGTTCATCGCCAGCGCGGACGCCAGGACGCCCGAGCCCGTGTACGGCAGCTCCAGCAGCTCCAGGAGCCCCTGCACGCGGCCATCCTCGCCCATGCGCCCGTGCAGCGCGATGAAGGCCACGTCCAGCTCGGCGGCCCGCAGCGCGCGGTCCAGGCCCGGCCCCGCGAATATCCGGGTGACGTGGTGGCCGCGGGACTCGAGCGCCGCCACCACGGCCTCTCCGCTCTTGAGCGAAATCTCCCGCTCCTCACCCCACCCGCCCATCAGCACTCCGACGCGCTTGCCCATGTCGATGAAACCCTCCGTGGGCTCACGACAGAGCACGGCGGATGCCAACCCCACCCCGCGGGGTGGGACACAGGCGTCCAGGCCACGCTTCCCGAGTGGAGACGCGGGGTTGCGAGGACGAGAGGGCGGCCAGGCGGGCGTGTCCGCGCGGACGCGGCGCGGCAGCCCGGCCACGCGGAGCAAGGGGCTGTAGGAACTACCGCCCCTCGCGCCCGCGACTACAAGCCGCCGTCACCCGTTCCCGCGTCCACGGGACCCGGGCCCGGGACAGGGCCGGCGTCGCCACCCGCGTCCGGGGTGCCGGAGTCGGTGCCGGCGTCCGGGGTGCCCGCGTCGGTGCCACCGTCGGAAGGCCGAGGGGTGTCGTCCGCGGTGCAGCTGCCGTCCTTGCAGACGTAGTTCTCCAGGCACTGGTTGCGGTCATCGCAGGGCTGACCCTCCTCGTCGAAGTCGACCAGGAGGCTGCACGCGGACAGGCCCAGGGAGAGGGCCGCCATGGGGATGAGCAAACGAAGGGGACGTCGCATGGCTAGTAATTCCGGAGATCGTCTTCGTCGATGG belongs to Myxococcus fulvus and includes:
- a CDS encoding PEGA domain-containing protein; the encoded protein is MSIRRLVLFSLVAILAAPSSALAQADDLLAPLTPSKSATKKPAKPKVVKKKKAEKAAAKKPPKAAKPAATAKGSKKKNIPPPDDSLLAPLAPVKTELAVVIAGGVRGARLTLDGRDAGALSATPMTVPVAPGDHLLVVRKAGYEDYTRRFTVKEGSTQDVKVALVATMGFARAISDVAGTKVLVDDVEVGTVPLSDILLKPGSREIEFRAEGFRPDIQRINVLAGTNYELVGKMRPLVDTAVASNTPREDVPVNPVLDPSTTSPQDDYNPALAFNERSPDAELEGSSKPWYGRWYVWAGVGAVVAAGTVGAVMATKDPGITKADPRTACGGPCDVTLGGIRPVRGNGGAQKLAPVGGLRF
- a CDS encoding lipoprotein; its protein translation is MHSRTLLLAATLGWMACARNVPAPTAAPTPRSVRLIMDTPPQETETLDKVREDVEVDTDEGERTPRVVTFGETPVLQRDGMRARLYGDAKGTLGISVDNFLLFEVTDAKGQVKRRAVVGFTESVHLGNEQVDNVGRRAFTFEPGEVDLTEFLPESEPFKVRTTVLDTWGVGRVSDVYLVLSAPEARAVEDDLRGE
- a CDS encoding D-alanine--D-alanine ligase, producing MGKRVGVLMGGWGEEREISLKSGEAVVAALESRGHHVTRIFAGPGLDRALRAAELDVAFIALHGRMGEDGRVQGLLELLELPYTGSGVLASALAMNKPFAKKLFRLHNLPTPQGYRVGRDDAARAPQLHGDLGFPCVVKPACGGSSVGLSVVREPQELAQAVAQACRFGGEVLVERFVSGREVTVGILGDAVLGSCEVATPREGFDFEAKYKGGARYFLPPRLSATRVANVEALALAAYRALGCRGYARVDLLCSDTDNDVVLEVNTLPGFTPTSLLSKIAGHAGLDFPELVERILALATRDEAGILDAPEVTPAPVVDEPRRAVS
- a CDS encoding M1 family aminopeptidase, whose product is MRPALLSLLSWCLLLGQPARAEIPPEVALSLQHLKPAERERAAKALGPLEELPRYRVQLDVNPETREATGRVQVEVLAREQPLKEIYLRLTPNALGGKRVVLSDARMNTAPIVLEQPEPTLYRHRLAEPMPVGMAVVLDVAVRAVVPRGEKGGGGLLGGAGGGKKGPGDHGAFSITEDFVSLVGVVPQVPPMDDKGQPWAGPQGIGDLALYAPAHVLASITVPSGWVVHATGAAMGEVPERDGRVRYAFAAGAVRDFPILVSKGYAVSTATVNGVTVESHYAARNQDVGERVLKYATSALAEFEKRLGPLPYTHFRVVEAPLSGGAGGMEFPGLITVATSLYRGVVDPLEMVAGHVDLEQLKEVMEALGPLGAGAPMAQMGETLERTLEFTVAHEVAHQYFAGLVGSDPINAPVVDESLAQYAALLYIEWKHGKKAAESMRKEALVAPYHMYRMSGGEDARADRPTGAFDGEMEYGALVYGKAPLLHHASRKLVGDAAFFQGLRSYVDTYRFKWTCKECFTKELAKASPGNGKALEKLRVRWWQEARGDDDLGLPNLDSVMDTLGAGSGLDADALDAQAKELLEQLLPSLLGQ
- the ftsY gene encoding signal recognition particle-docking protein FtsY codes for the protein MKTPTALDALAAQVPPAPSPAPTPGGETTQPGTGVPPSDGLTTGDVVGISGAALFALLMVLAARKLFFKKRAPEPGRKPGVPVPEKPALPAERPELRVELPPSEKEAARLREVDEAHARAQELARQREELTRAARTTTDAGERARLEEQARALKEREEEEKRVEYRAKKAADDEARERRKREQAEGQRLLEEERAREAAAVEEARRAEEAAARAKVDAEAGRTLAQGLDKTKSQGFMARLNGLFGSQRQVDESVLAELEEILFTADIGVRTASTLVDVAREKLKRSELKDSERIKDLIRTEVARIVDLPEPRSLEGGGPPHVVMVVGVNGAGKTTTIGKLAAKLTGEGKKVVLAAGDTFRAAATEQLDVWAERAKAQLVKGAEGGDPGSVIFDAIKKAQAEGADVVIADTAGRLHTKAPLMEELKKVKRVMDKAMPGTPHEVLLVLDSTNGQNAIQQAKQFHEAVGVTAIALTKLDGTAKGGVIIGICDELKLPVVWVGVGEKVADLRRFEPREFVQALFD
- a CDS encoding cellulose synthase family protein, whose protein sequence is MTTVEIIFLGVYFSVLCVLAVYGSHRYRMAFLYYRHKFKLPTPKGSLKELPRVTIQLPIFNETYVVERLVESVCRIDYPRDLLEIQVLDDSTDETCGIARACVERHRQKGHDIVYIHRVNREGFKAGALENGLKSARGEFVAVFDADFVPSPDFLLRTVPFFSDAKVGMVQVRWGHLNREFSILTQAQSIFLDGHFIIEHTARNRSGCFFNFNGTAGIWRRGTIADAGGWQHDTLTEDLDLSYRAQLKGWQFVFLPEVISPAEVPVDMNAFKSQQHRWAKGSIQTAKKLLPTILKSDLPLVVKREAFFHLTNNMAYLLMVLLSVLMPISMVVRFQHGLYGTLFLDLPFFVSATASVCFFYVAAQRERGVKGWERVKYLPFLMSLGIGLAINNAKAVAEALLNQQSGFARTPKTGAEGKKVVAVKKAYRGSKTLMPVVELLFAAYFTGALWFAIDARIYTSLPFIILFQAGFLYVGVSSLMQGFAGRVKLSDAAPAVNGAEEQARRAA
- a CDS encoding ribonuclease HI family protein, which gives rise to MPAPSLVDILRHIAREEPLSSTVRAFRGLTREHLGQLLDEAATRLDPSPQLGDEVARAPAEAVSPALPSEPLPRVRVYSDGAARGNPGPAGAGAVVTDTEGHVVARLGRFLGTQTNNHAEYMGLLLGLKHAKVLGAREVDVYADSELLIRQLGGQYQVKSATLRPLFDEAKKLLSGFTRVKLHHIPRAKNADADAMSNRAIDERL
- a CDS encoding WapI family immunity protein gives rise to the protein MALELRASHGHSLRLDIVGYQFPDGTVDSLNWLLLRFTVQVPGQEPWTKVDPSLETRELLSLARWFEGMGDANMRGHRPSIFFTEPNLSFSLVPVKGGKRRLRVHLDAESRPPWAPPRGQGVYSNAWVEFPLEELDSKALAHWAREEHARFPPRESPWD